From Cheilinus undulatus linkage group 17, ASM1832078v1, whole genome shotgun sequence, one genomic window encodes:
- the aff1 gene encoding AF4/FMR2 family member 1 → MTTKFGCCERRTMESQQPSVYNEERNILRLRAWEQRIQETGQVKEMNRESVPLFGQPYKTNKGDELSTRIQRMLGSYEDVNNPHPIPAEPLSIPSYVTFPQSDQSLTNTDKQTQPPFHSQVYYTSSQSQKAPPSSTCSSQPVTTSSASSSSNHCGHLSAFSAHQLKKSDAYSGHREQETPSQSPDVKPPPPPFFHSSDHENTEMDTKDTFDQHQLQGSTNDPSESACMVDVSTFPHKQSPKDAPQPQGNKGSALPSQTFPSLLSSKQTSVVMTQKPTAYVRPMDGQDQVVSESPELKPSPEPYAPLPELISKSDQGKRKILPQFLETRINEAQCVEDILKEMTHSWPPLLTLIDAPDTAEPFKSPFQTKEAERVSSCPSQNPAQHIQQSSSSSLQAVHSRGVESASSSDSESSSRSESDSESTTEEPPQPSASNSVKPKPDAPAVTHGDWQLGNWIRSSQSSKTESQCGAQASESPAHKQPHPTQSTKHSAVKEVDPTKELKPQVSSHQKESTDGLGKPQVCRESLQDNYNQQISQKSPSVDRKSFSSLRKLSCNTNSSKSAKTGSSEAALDVKCEDVVVTRDKDSCFTDRPKVKTKTGNSRKRKDSGDAKRDSKRTSKHTSLDKRKAESEPNVMLNLHGHCPSCRVQYPTPCSCPTQSPAQPDHLSAAPSVRIKANLETICQKGTKTPHKTTQKHSGQNEAESKNTPKPPRSLLVRIDLSLLSRVPQMSGNHQEMPSKSKRSVMVIKQDGRCSDVNTSLRLSKTSKKSIPQNVEVENKNVPRKKQRLENKNTLSSHPSAKLESSSNSTENSEGKKTKKNPLQRPIKPKDSEKKSKLQEATSGETQGSSKKAVNADSRKKKRGSRKHTEHSHSEKKLPKSSVAAPLQSTRETLTKRPLLQLQDRQYPVKHYIKEAKKLKHKADAESDKLTKAFNYLDAAMFFVESGIAMEKDPQISMSSYTMFAETVELLKFVLKLKNSLDSSTPPSEKDFLALCLKCQSLLQMAMFRHKQKTALKYSKTLTDHFSISAQKTPDPQTSKSSDTPSPVSSLPSPANTFTSSGPASNHSGSGLVVDPISSTVVVPQAIEQVAFTYVNITTLFLSAHDIWEQAEELAHKGSGLLMELDTVMGPLRLTSSMSSMVRYTRQGVHWLRLDSLKVK, encoded by the exons ATGACAACCAAGTTTGGTTGTTGTGAGAGGCGCACTATGGAGTCTCAGCAGCCGAG TGTGTACAATGAAGAAAGAAACATTCTCCGACTCCGAGCATGGGAACAGAGGATCCAAGAGACAGGCCAGGTCAAAGAAATGAACAGAGAGAGCGTGCCACTCTTTGGGCAACCATACAAG ACAAACAAAGGGGATGAACTTTCCACTCGAATCCAGAGGATGCTGGGAAGTTATGAAGATGTGAATAATCCCCATCCAATTCCTGCAGAGCCTTTATCCATTCCTTCTTATGTAACCTTCCCTCAGTCTGATCAAAGTctgacaaacacagacaaacaaacacaaccTCCATTCCACAGCCAGGTCTATTACACGTCCAGCCAAAGTCAAAAAGCTCCACCTAGTAGCACTTGCTCCTCTCAGCCAGTGACAACATCCTCTGCTTCTTCCTCCTCTAACCACTGTGGACATTTATCAGCTTTTTCAGCACATCAGTTAAAGAAAAGCGATGCCTATTCAGGTCACAGGGAGCAGGAAACACCCTCTCAGTCTCCTGATGTcaaaccaccaccaccaccattcTTCCATTCCAGtgaccatgaaaacactgagatggACACTAAGGATACTTTTGATCAGCATCAGCTACAGGGGTCTACAAATGACCCCTCCGAGTCTGCATGCATGGTGGATGTTTCCACATTTCCCCACAAACAGTCCCCCAAAGATGCACCCCAGCCTCAGGGCAACAAGGGTAGTGCACTACCCTCCCAGACGTTCCCCTCACTCCTGTCATCCAAGCAGACCAGTGTAGTCATGACCCAGAAGCCAACAGCGTATGTGAGGCCCATGGACGGTCAGGACCAAGTTGTCAGTGAGTCGCCTGAGCTTAAACCATCACCAGAGCCATATGCACCTTTACCAGAGTTGATCAGCAAATCTGACCAGGGCAAAAGGAAGATACTGCCACAGTTTCTGGAG ACAAGGataaatgaagctcagtgtgTGGAGGACATCTTAAAG GAAATGACCCACTCATGGCCTCCTCTTCTGACATTAATAGATGCACCTGACACAGCTGAGCCCTTCAAGTCCCCTTTTCAAACCAAG GAAGCAGAGCGTGTTTCTTCATGTCCAAGTCAAA ACCCAGCCCAGCACATCCAGCAGAGTTCTTCATC TTCCTTGCAAGCAGTACATTCCAGAGGGGTAGAGTCCGCCAGCTCCAGCGACTCAGAGAGCAGTTCCAGATCAGAGTCAGACAGTGAAAGCACCACAGAGGAGCCGCCCCAACCCTCAGCGAGCAACTCGGTCAAACCAAAg cCTGATGCTCCAGCAGTGACCCATGGAGACTGGCAGTTAGGGAACTGGATCAGGTCCAGCCAGAGTTCAAAAACTGAGAGTCAGTGTGGAGCACAGGCTTCTGAGAGCCCAGCTCACAAACAGCCTCACCCAACACAGAGCACCAAGCATTCCGCTGTGAAGGAGGTTGACCCCACCAAAGAGCTTAAACCTCAGGTGTCTTCTCACCAGAAGGAGTCTACCGATGGCCTTGGAAAACCCCAGGTGTGCAGGGAAAGCCTTCAGGACAACTACAACCAGCAAATTAGCCAAAAATCTCCCTCTGTTGATCGGAAGAGCTTCAGCAGTTTGAGAAAACTTTCATGCAACACCAACTCCTCAAAATCAGCAAAGACAGGCAGCTCAGAAGCTGCTCTTGATGTGAAGTGTGAGGATGTTGTTGTTACGAGAGACAAAGACTCGTGTTTCACAGACAGACCAAAAGTAAAGACGAAAACAGGAAACAGTAGGAAAAGAAAGGACAGTGGTGACGCTAAAAGAGACAGTAAAAGGACTTCTAAACACACGTCACTCGACAAGCGAAAGGCTGAATCAGAGCCGAATGTCATGCTTAACCTGCACGGTCATTGTCCATCATGCAGGGTTCAATATCCTACTCCCTGTTCATGTCCCACCCAAAGTCCTGCTCAGCCGGACCATTTGTCTGCTGCCCCATCTGTCAGAATCAAAGCAAACTTGGAAACTATCTGCCAGAAGGGCACCAAAACTCCCCACAAAACAACCCAGAAACACTCAGGCCAGAATGAGGCTGAAAGCAAAAATACTCCCAAGCCTCCTAGATCCCTGCTAGTGAGAATTGATCTCAGTTTGCTCTCAAGAGTTCCACAGATGTCCGGCAACCACCAGGAAATGCCCAGCAAGTCCAAGAGATCCGTCATGGTCATAAAGCAGGATGGACGCTGCAGTGATGTAAACACATCACTCAGACTGAGCAAAACCAGCAAAAAGAGTATACCCCAAAAT GTTGaggtagaaaataaaaatgttcccaGGAAGAAACAAAGATTGGAAAACAAGAATACCTTATCAAGTCATCCATCTGCCAAACTGGA AAGTTCCAGCAATTCAACAGAAAATTCAGAGggaaagaagacaaagaaaaatcCTTTGCAGCGTCCTATAAAACCAAAAGACTCtgaaaagaagtcaaaattacagGAAGCCACGTCAGGAGAGACTCAGGGCAGCAGTAAGAAGGCCGTAAATGCTGATTCCCGGAAAAAGAAAAGGGGCAGTCGGAAGCACACAGAGCACTCACACTCTGAGAAG AAGCTCCCAAAGAGCAGCGTTGCAGCCCCCTTACAGTCTACCAGGGAAACTTTGACCAAAAGGCCCTTGCTCCAGTTACAAGACAG GCAGTATCCTGTGAAGCATTATATTAAGGAGGCCAAAAAACTGAAGCATAAAGCAGACGCAGAG TCTGATAAGCTCACCAAAGCTTTCAACTACCTGGACGCAGCCATGTTCTTTGTTGAGAGTGGGATTGCCATGGAAAAAGATCCTCAGATTTCAATGTCTTCCTATACAATGTTTGCAGAGACGGTGGAACTGCTGAA GTTTGTACTGAAGCTTAAAAACTCATTGGACTCCTCAACTCCGCCATCAGAAAAGGACTTTTTAGCGCTATG TCTGAAGTGCCAGTCTCTCCTGCAGATGGCCATGTTTCGccacaaacaaaaaactgcacTGAAGTACTCGAAGACTCTCACTGATCACTTCAGT ATCTCTGCTCAGAAAACACCTGACCCTCAAACATCAAA ATCCTCGGATACACCGTCCCCTGTATCCAGTCTGCCGTCTCCAGCCAACACATTCACCAGCTCAGGTCCTGCCTCCAACCACAGTGGTAGCGGACTGGTTGTAGACCCCATCAGCAGCACAGTGGTGGTTCCTCAGGCCATCGAACAAGTGGCTTTCACCTATGTCAACATCACCACTTTATTCCTCAGCGCTCATGACATCTGGGAGCAGGCGGAGGAGCTGGCACACAAAGGCAGTG
- the gsdf gene encoding gonadal somatic cell derived factor, whose amino-acid sequence MSCAFVVMTMLLGSSMVIAFVLQSSKEEPAASANSPVSHHRCQGESLQSIRKSLLRALNLQIEPRLPNAGLDHVREQWRTTFSNMAHRERDAAAPAVSGSSDCGNSTSMRCCSMASEVYMKDLGWDSWVILPVSVTIVRCALCSPEGHIVQCPSPLSGVQDADSQVQAPYCQPTSEEKVHVIYVDESGTVVLSSMQLTSSCGCGRADLLQPSGE is encoded by the exons ATGTCCTGCGCGTTTGTTGTCATGACAATGCTTCTGGGCTCTTCAATGGTGATTGCATTTGTCTTGCAGTCATCTAAGGAGGAACCTGCAGCCTCTGCAAACTCTCCTGTTTCCCATCACAG GTGCCAGGGTGAGTCGTTGCAGTCCATCAGGAAGAGCCTCCTCAGAGCCCTCAACCTGCAGATTGAACCACGGCTCCCCAACGCTGGGTTGGACCACGTCAGAGAGCAATGGAGGACCACTTTCAGCAATATGGCTCACAGAGAAAGGGATGCTGCAG CTCCAGCTGTTTCTGGCAGCTCTGATTGTGGAAACAGCACAAGCATGAGGTGCTGTTCCATGGCCTCTGAGGTCTACATGAAAG ATCTTGGATGGGACAGCTGGGTGATCCTCCCTGTCAGCGTTACCATTGTCCGATGTGCACTCTGCAGCCCTGAAGGGCACATTGTGCAGTGCCCATCACCCCTCTCTGGTGTCCAGGATGCAGACTCACAG GTCCAGGCGCCATACTGCCAGCCAACCTCAGAGGAAAAAGTGCACGTCATTTACGTGGATGAATCCGGCACTGTGGTCCTCTCCTCCATGCAGCTAACCAGCAGCTGCGGCTGTGGGCGCGCCGACCTCCTGCAGCCCAGCGGAGAgtaa